Proteins encoded within one genomic window of Nitrospinaceae bacterium:
- a CDS encoding insulinase family protein, producing the protein MRRIAIALIASILAALPASIATGGGEIQGPPPPSTSGETQLLQVPWRVAEHKLSNGMRALMLRDRRAPSIVFQVWYGVGSREEPKGKTGIAHMLEHMMFRGTKKWGPKEFSNIVKRNGGSHNAFTSFDYTAYFERIASDRLGLVMGLEADRMVNLVLKQEELAPEQKVVMEERRSRTEDSPTGALFEKLRAAAFTKHSYGNPIIGWAKDIDAYSLKDIKDFYRLYYSPNNATAVIVGDFEVDKAIALLEKHFGPIPAQKSFIGRPDLTEPAQTAPRRLVLRKEAQLPYIAMAHHAPNWKGEDGPALIMLESILGGGETSRLYQRLVRKDAIALGAGADYTYVSLNPRLFYLYGQPAPGKTAALVEKTILEEVARVIKSGVTKEELERNLRSIEAKTIFAMDSHFYRAMQLGRATIAGDWRLVSAYLPSLAKVTSRDIIRVAKKYLHPSNRTTATLVPLPPGGAPPAPKAPAPAAESTKKNGGSK; encoded by the coding sequence ATGCGTAGAATCGCCATAGCGCTCATCGCGTCCATCCTCGCCGCCCTTCCCGCCTCAATAGCTACCGGCGGCGGTGAGATTCAAGGCCCCCCTCCCCCCAGCACCTCGGGCGAGACCCAACTCCTGCAAGTTCCCTGGAGGGTGGCCGAGCACAAGCTTTCAAACGGTATGCGTGCGCTCATGCTCCGGGACCGGCGCGCCCCCTCGATTGTCTTTCAGGTTTGGTACGGGGTGGGAAGCCGCGAGGAGCCCAAGGGCAAGACCGGCATCGCTCACATGCTTGAGCACATGATGTTCCGGGGCACCAAAAAATGGGGCCCCAAGGAGTTCAGCAACATCGTCAAGCGAAACGGGGGCTCCCATAACGCCTTCACGAGTTTTGACTACACGGCCTACTTCGAGCGCATTGCATCGGATCGCCTCGGCCTGGTGATGGGACTTGAGGCCGACCGCATGGTGAACTTGGTTTTAAAGCAAGAAGAGCTTGCCCCCGAGCAAAAGGTCGTCATGGAGGAGCGCCGCTCGCGAACCGAGGACAGCCCGACCGGCGCGCTCTTTGAAAAACTTCGTGCTGCGGCCTTCACCAAGCACAGCTATGGCAACCCCATCATCGGATGGGCAAAGGACATCGACGCCTACTCGCTCAAGGACATCAAGGACTTCTACCGCCTCTACTACTCGCCCAATAACGCCACGGCCGTGATCGTTGGCGATTTCGAGGTGGACAAAGCCATCGCGCTGCTCGAAAAACATTTTGGCCCCATCCCGGCCCAGAAATCCTTCATCGGGCGACCCGATTTAACCGAGCCCGCACAAACCGCCCCCCGGCGGCTCGTCCTCAGGAAAGAAGCCCAGCTTCCCTACATCGCCATGGCGCACCACGCACCCAACTGGAAGGGCGAGGACGGCCCGGCCCTTATCATGCTCGAATCGATCCTCGGCGGAGGCGAGACCAGCCGCCTCTACCAGCGACTCGTCAGGAAGGACGCCATTGCACTTGGCGCCGGCGCCGACTACACCTATGTCTCCCTCAATCCGAGGCTATTTTATCTTTACGGCCAACCGGCGCCCGGAAAAACCGCCGCGCTGGTCGAAAAAACAATCCTTGAGGAAGTGGCGCGGGTCATCAAGAGCGGTGTCACCAAAGAGGAGCTTGAGCGAAACCTCCGCAGCATAGAGGCCAAAACTATTTTTGCCATGGACAGCCATTTTTATCGCGCCATGCAACTGGGCCGGGCCACCATCGCTGGCGACTGGCGCCTTGTGAGCGCCTATCTTCCCTCTCTCGCCAAAGTCACCTCGCGGGATATCATTCGGGTGGCGAAAAAATATCTTCACCCCTCCAACCGCACAACGGCTACGCTCGTGCCGCTTCCGCCCGGAGGTGCTCCCCCCGCGCCCAAAGCGCCAGCGCCCGCAGCCGAGAGCACAAAGAAAAACGGAGGGAGCAAATAA
- a CDS encoding insulinase family protein, giving the protein MRHQSKIQAALAAAAGITTAIILSFTTSSASAAVLNYDREELPGGGVILVNESHELPIVTIEVSFPAGTRYEPLDKQGLANMSAAMLLRGTRKRSASDIEKLNDQIGGGVSASAGRDFSSISLRVLTRDLAQGMELLADTLRNPSYPGKELKKLKARTLGGLQRKKDRPGYLANRAFRTRLFGDHPYGREVAGKPETIKKIRRADLVRFHRQRYGMKGAIFVFVGDISLARAQDLVMGHFGGWKSRPASSPAPATPSKAEGEQKMDVIKIDRSFRQATVLLGNRSISRRHKDFYAARVMNYILGGGGFESRITKNIREEKGLVYSAYSYFAAGMDTGHWRLMLQTKNASANQAIAESIKEIKRIQDEGVTETELNEAKAFITGNFATRFQSSSRIAGYILAVERLGFSSDYAGKYLDLIRAVKKEQIQETAKKHIRLDESVLTVVGDLKEAKLDY; this is encoded by the coding sequence ATGCGCCATCAATCAAAAATTCAAGCGGCCCTCGCTGCCGCCGCAGGGATCACCACCGCCATCATCCTGAGTTTCACCACCTCAAGTGCATCAGCTGCGGTTCTTAACTATGACCGCGAAGAGTTGCCCGGCGGGGGCGTCATCCTCGTCAATGAATCCCACGAGTTACCCATCGTGACCATCGAAGTCTCCTTTCCGGCCGGCACGCGCTACGAGCCGCTCGACAAGCAGGGCCTGGCGAACATGTCCGCCGCCATGCTCCTCCGCGGCACTCGCAAGCGAAGCGCCTCGGACATTGAAAAGCTCAACGACCAAATTGGCGGCGGCGTCAGCGCCAGCGCAGGCCGGGATTTCTCAAGCATCTCGCTGCGCGTCCTAACGCGCGACCTCGCCCAGGGCATGGAGTTGCTCGCGGACACGCTTCGCAACCCCTCCTACCCCGGCAAGGAGCTTAAAAAACTCAAAGCAAGAACGCTGGGCGGCCTTCAGCGCAAAAAGGACAGGCCCGGCTACCTGGCGAACAGAGCCTTTCGCACCCGCCTTTTCGGCGACCACCCCTATGGACGGGAAGTAGCTGGCAAGCCCGAGACCATCAAGAAAATTCGGCGGGCAGACCTCGTGCGATTTCACCGCCAACGCTACGGCATGAAGGGCGCCATCTTTGTCTTCGTGGGCGATATCTCCCTCGCCCGCGCACAAGATTTGGTCATGGGTCATTTTGGCGGCTGGAAGTCCCGCCCCGCGTCCTCTCCCGCTCCGGCCACGCCCTCCAAGGCCGAGGGTGAACAGAAAATGGACGTTATTAAAATTGATCGCTCCTTTAGGCAGGCGACCGTTCTCCTCGGAAACCGCTCCATCTCTCGGCGCCACAAGGATTTCTACGCCGCCCGCGTGATGAACTACATCCTCGGCGGAGGTGGCTTCGAGAGCCGAATCACAAAAAACATCCGCGAGGAAAAAGGGCTTGTTTATTCGGCCTATAGCTATTTTGCCGCCGGTATGGACACAGGCCACTGGCGACTCATGCTCCAGACAAAAAATGCCAGCGCAAATCAGGCGATTGCCGAATCCATAAAAGAGATAAAACGCATCCAGGATGAAGGCGTGACCGAGACCGAACTCAATGAAGCCAAGGCCTTCATCACGGGCAATTTCGCCACCCGCTTTCAATCCTCATCCCGCATCGCGGGCTATATTCTCGCTGTCGAGCGACTGGGATTCTCCTCCGACTATGCGGGTAAGTATCTCGATCTGATCCGCGCTGTGAAAAAAGAGCAGATACAAGAGACCGCGAAGAAACATATCCGGCTTGATGAGTCTGTTCTCACTGTCGTTGGAGACCTCAAAGAGGCGAAGCTCGACTACTAG
- a CDS encoding RidA family protein, producing MKREIVNQPAGLAKPAGHYSHGVIVDASRTLYLAGQVPLDENGNLIGKGDVGAQTRQALDNIRRVVEEAGGNIADIAKTTVFVTSLDHRGPVGQARKEFFGDAPPANTFLVISSLADPDFMVEIEAIVPLP from the coding sequence ATGAAAAGAGAAATCGTCAACCAACCGGCGGGACTCGCCAAGCCTGCCGGCCATTATTCACACGGCGTCATCGTCGATGCCTCCCGCACACTTTATCTCGCCGGGCAGGTGCCACTCGATGAAAACGGAAACCTCATCGGCAAGGGCGATGTGGGAGCGCAAACGCGCCAAGCCCTGGATAATATTCGACGTGTAGTTGAGGAGGCTGGCGGCAACATTGCCGATATCGCCAAGACCACGGTATTCGTTACGAGCTTGGATCACCGGGGCCCAGTTGGGCAGGCACGAAAAGAATTTTTCGGCGATGCCCCACCCGCCAACACTTTTTTGGTGATCTCAAGCCTTGCCGACCCCGATTTCATGGTGGAAATTGAAGCAATCGTCCCCCTCCCTTGA
- a CDS encoding VanZ family protein: MKQSSPSLDENRALHDGALKYSSWRWAAALLYLALIHWASSLSPTEGGLSLPDGMDKMAHLCEFGILVILLWRPARHRWPAQPEMRIAATLFIFAAGNGIIDEFHQSFVFGRISSWADAGADMLGAGAAVFWCLHREKARTKLSP, translated from the coding sequence TTGAAGCAATCGTCCCCCTCCCTTGATGAAAACCGGGCGCTCCATGACGGCGCGTTAAAGTATTCGAGCTGGCGCTGGGCAGCAGCTCTTTTGTATTTAGCGCTGATCCATTGGGCATCCTCGTTGAGCCCGACCGAGGGCGGCCTATCCCTCCCCGATGGGATGGACAAAATGGCGCACCTCTGCGAATTTGGGATTTTGGTGATTCTACTCTGGCGCCCGGCACGACATCGATGGCCAGCGCAGCCCGAGATGCGAATCGCCGCCACCCTGTTCATTTTCGCGGCGGGAAACGGAATTATTGACGAATTTCATCAATCGTTCGTTTTCGGACGTATATCGTCCTGGGCGGACGCTGGGGCGGATATGCTGGGGGCCGGGGCAGCCGTATTTTGGTGCCTGCACCGGGAAAAGGCCCGCACAAAGCTATCCCCGTAA
- a CDS encoding GatB/YqeY domain-containing protein yields MVQLRERLVEDQKEAMRAKAAERLSTIRMIRSEILNKDKEKGDETSDGDVLKLLQSMVKRREEAAEQYDKGERPELAAKEREEILVVKEYLPAQMGDEEIRQAAKAVVEEVGASSPKDMGKVMGVLSKQLAGQATGGRISQIVKEMLST; encoded by the coding sequence ATGGTGCAATTGAGGGAAAGGCTTGTAGAGGACCAGAAAGAAGCCATGCGAGCCAAGGCGGCCGAGCGTCTTTCCACAATCCGGATGATTCGCTCCGAGATATTGAACAAAGATAAAGAAAAAGGTGACGAAACTTCCGATGGGGATGTTCTCAAACTCCTCCAAAGCATGGTAAAAAGACGTGAAGAGGCTGCCGAGCAATACGATAAGGGCGAGAGGCCTGAATTGGCCGCAAAAGAGCGCGAAGAAATTCTTGTGGTCAAGGAGTATCTTCCTGCCCAGATGGGCGATGAGGAAATTCGCCAAGCCGCAAAGGCAGTCGTAGAGGAGGTGGGGGCCTCCTCGCCCAAAGACATGGGCAAGGTAATGGGTGTACTATCCAAACAACTCGCCGGTCAGGCGACCGGTGGCCGCATAAGTCAGATCGTCAAAGAAATGCTAAGCACCTAG
- a CDS encoding cupin domain-containing protein: MSKPTYRVEEVATAFSCEPVQDEIVSALSERDFRIFEVEQPKDAMVPYHTHDEEEKLIVLGGRMQFNVEEELVLLEKGEMITIREGAIHAAAPVDGKPAKMLIAFGNGDPEADKEGWEDDEGEDFGHSA; the protein is encoded by the coding sequence ATGTCTAAGCCAACCTACCGCGTTGAAGAAGTGGCAACAGCCTTCAGTTGCGAGCCCGTTCAGGATGAAATTGTTTCTGCGCTATCCGAGCGTGATTTTCGCATCTTCGAGGTCGAGCAACCCAAGGACGCGATGGTCCCCTACCACACGCACGATGAAGAAGAAAAACTCATTGTCCTCGGCGGTCGCATGCAGTTCAATGTCGAGGAAGAACTGGTCCTGCTTGAAAAAGGCGAAATGATCACCATCCGCGAGGGGGCAATTCACGCGGCTGCTCCCGTTGACGGCAAACCGGCCAAGATGCTCATTGCCTTTGGCAATGGCGACCCAGAGGCCGATAAAGAGGGTTGGGAAGATGATGAGGGAGAGGACTTCGGCCACAGCGCCTGA
- a CDS encoding gamma-glutamylcyclotransferase, translating to MMRERTSATAPERLVLYFAYGANLHHEGMRLRCPHSRPLRIARLAGYSLQIALPEKIKIGNGWATVEPEEDAFVPGVLYLLHERNITVLDTYEDYPEIYGREDVTVESDIGEERAMLYRMNGPIQAAKPSLEYAATLRHGYTENKLPMEVLDAVLGRQG from the coding sequence ATGATGAGGGAGAGGACTTCGGCCACAGCGCCTGAGCGCCTCGTTCTTTATTTCGCCTATGGCGCAAACCTCCACCACGAGGGGATGCGCCTGAGATGCCCGCATAGTCGCCCTCTGCGAATTGCCCGTCTGGCGGGCTATTCGCTTCAAATCGCGCTACCTGAAAAAATTAAAATAGGAAACGGCTGGGCCACGGTGGAGCCCGAGGAAGACGCTTTTGTGCCCGGCGTGCTCTATCTCCTGCACGAGCGCAATATCACGGTGTTGGACACTTATGAGGATTATCCCGAGATTTACGGGCGCGAGGATGTAACTGTCGAATCAGACATCGGCGAGGAGCGGGCCATGCTCTACCGCATGAACGGCCCCATTCAAGCGGCAAAGCCATCGCTTGAGTACGCCGCCACCCTTCGGCACGGCTACACGGAGAACAAGCTGCCAATGGAAGTGCTCGATGCCGTGCTCGGCAGGCAAGGCTAG
- a CDS encoding 3-isopropylmalate dehydratase yields the protein MTMKGKVHRFGDNVSTDVHLSVKYRSPDTSLEDLKKDAFKEIAPAFSSSVQKGDVLVAGDNFGLISSRADAAVVLRELGISCVLAKSFGHMFYRNALNMGLPVVECDTDAITADDDIEVDLEAGTVRVGDEEITFSPFPPSVLHMVDAGGLIPFLKTEGGYPA from the coding sequence ATGACTATGAAGGGAAAGGTTCACCGCTTCGGGGATAACGTGAGCACCGACGTGCACCTATCGGTCAAATACCGGTCGCCCGACACTTCGCTTGAAGATCTTAAAAAAGACGCATTCAAGGAGATTGCGCCAGCCTTCTCATCATCCGTTCAAAAGGGAGATGTTCTGGTGGCCGGGGATAATTTCGGTCTCATTTCAAGCCGGGCGGACGCCGCTGTGGTCCTCCGCGAGTTGGGGATAAGCTGTGTGCTCGCAAAAAGTTTTGGCCACATGTTCTACCGAAACGCCCTCAACATGGGGCTGCCTGTCGTTGAGTGCGACACAGACGCCATAACGGCGGACGATGATATTGAGGTGGACCTTGAGGCGGGCACCGTTCGGGTGGGGGATGAGGAAATTACCTTCTCGCCGTTCCCCCCCTCTGTGCTCCATATGGTCGATGCCGGTGGATTGATTCCTTTTCTTAAGACAGAGGGCGGCTACCCGGCCTAG
- a CDS encoding 3-isopropylmalate dehydratase large subunit, translating into MATKGDTPPLGQTIAEKILSSRSGGPAHAGDLVVADIDYLMAGDAKGPKAVDIFREAGLPFRLDPAKCDLIIDHFVPAFDIRWASDHVKLREFASERSLNLFDAGSGVCHNLVTEEGRVGPGDLAVGGDSHVCTYGALNTMAVAVESGETASVFATGKLWFKVPRTIRVEFEGSLPEGVFAKDMALCLAEEVGLNGANYRAVEYGGPALAELTMEGRFTIANMAVDMGAKTGLMEVDEKTLRWAKAAGREGSPAMPDPDADYERTIRLNVSSLEPLIAAPPTTDNVYPVGEYAGLTVHQAYLGTCTNGRLEDLEIAARILRGRRVAPGVRFYIAPASRRIQEAAARIGAIEALNAAGAILLPPSCGPCASMTGNGVVAAGERIITTANRNFPGRLGSKEAEIYLGSPATVAASALAGQIADPREILDKIEGAER; encoded by the coding sequence ATGGCAACGAAAGGAGACACCCCCCCCTTGGGCCAGACCATTGCCGAAAAAATACTCTCCTCTCGCTCCGGGGGCCCGGCCCATGCCGGCGATCTCGTCGTTGCCGACATCGACTACCTCATGGCGGGCGATGCCAAGGGACCCAAGGCCGTCGATATTTTCCGGGAGGCAGGTCTCCCCTTTCGCCTCGATCCTGCCAAGTGCGACCTCATCATCGATCATTTTGTGCCCGCCTTCGACATTCGCTGGGCGAGTGACCATGTGAAGCTGCGTGAATTCGCCTCAGAGCGCAGTCTCAACCTTTTCGACGCAGGCTCGGGCGTGTGCCACAACCTCGTCACCGAGGAGGGAAGGGTGGGGCCTGGCGATCTGGCCGTCGGCGGAGACAGTCATGTGTGCACCTATGGCGCACTCAACACCATGGCCGTTGCCGTCGAGAGCGGCGAGACGGCCTCGGTCTTCGCCACCGGCAAGCTCTGGTTCAAGGTTCCCCGCACGATTCGGGTCGAATTCGAGGGCTCCCTCCCCGAGGGTGTTTTTGCCAAAGATATGGCTCTTTGCCTCGCCGAGGAAGTGGGGCTCAACGGCGCCAACTACCGGGCGGTGGAATATGGTGGCCCGGCGCTTGCCGAGTTGACGATGGAGGGCCGCTTCACCATCGCGAACATGGCGGTGGACATGGGAGCCAAGACCGGCCTCATGGAGGTCGACGAAAAAACACTGCGCTGGGCCAAGGCCGCAGGGCGCGAGGGCAGCCCCGCTATGCCTGATCCGGATGCTGATTATGAGCGTACCATCCGCCTCAACGTCTCCTCGCTTGAGCCCCTCATCGCCGCCCCGCCGACGACAGACAACGTCTACCCGGTAGGCGAGTATGCGGGCCTCACCGTTCATCAGGCATATCTGGGCACCTGCACTAATGGCCGCCTTGAGGATTTGGAAATCGCTGCGCGGATCCTCCGCGGGCGGCGCGTGGCCCCGGGGGTGCGTTTCTACATCGCCCCGGCTAGTCGACGCATACAAGAGGCCGCAGCCCGCATCGGGGCCATAGAGGCCCTGAACGCGGCAGGGGCCATACTCCTTCCGCCCTCGTGTGGCCCGTGCGCCTCTATGACCGGCAACGGAGTTGTGGCCGCAGGCGAGCGAATCATCACCACGGCGAACCGAAATTTTCCGGGCCGCTTGGGGAGCAAGGAGGCCGAAATATATCTGGGATCCCCTGCAACGGTCGCTGCGAGCGCCCTGGCGGGACAGATTGCCGATCCGCGCGAAATACTGGACAAGATCGAGGGGGCGGAGCGATGA
- a CDS encoding RidA family protein: MPKTTLQPSSMRVPAPPYVPGTKRGPFVFTSGQVPVDGDGEFVGEGDIAAQTRQVLNNIKVVLAEGGATIADVMKTTVFLADMKDFAGMNEVYAEFFGSDKPARTTVEAGLARPKFLVEIEAVAIVEE, encoded by the coding sequence ATGCCGAAAACGACACTGCAGCCTTCATCGATGCGTGTGCCAGCGCCGCCCTATGTCCCCGGAACAAAGCGCGGCCCCTTCGTCTTCACCTCGGGGCAGGTGCCGGTGGATGGCGATGGGGAGTTTGTGGGCGAGGGAGATATCGCTGCGCAGACCAGACAAGTGCTTAATAATATCAAGGTCGTTTTGGCAGAAGGCGGCGCCACGATTGCCGATGTGATGAAGACAACTGTTTTTCTCGCCGACATGAAGGATTTTGCCGGGATGAACGAGGTCTATGCCGAATTTTTTGGGAGTGACAAGCCTGCGCGCACCACTGTTGAGGCGGGGCTTGCCCGGCCCAAGTTTCTGGTCGAAATCGAGGCGGTGGCTATCGTCGAGGAATAG
- a CDS encoding DUF971 domain-containing protein, translated as MAITEQHRPVDLTADKTTRELRIEWADGVKSVFGFDYLAAMCPCANCREKRIEMENNPLHVVSGELGPAELGDAAMVGRYALSLKWQAGCGDGIYSFDYLRSIDPARPEEAES; from the coding sequence TTGGCTATCACAGAGCAGCACCGCCCCGTCGATCTCACGGCGGATAAGACCACTCGTGAGCTACGTATCGAGTGGGCCGATGGCGTAAAGAGCGTTTTTGGATTCGACTATCTTGCCGCCATGTGCCCATGTGCCAATTGCCGCGAGAAGCGAATCGAGATGGAGAACAACCCACTTCACGTGGTTTCAGGAGAGCTTGGGCCTGCCGAGCTTGGCGATGCCGCTATGGTGGGTCGTTATGCACTGAGCCTTAAATGGCAGGCGGGCTGCGGGGACGGAATTTATTCGTTCGACTATCTCAGGTCCATTGATCCGGCGAGACCGGAAGAGGCCGAATCCTAG
- a CDS encoding nitrite/sulfite reductase: MTAHSAPFVDETKPMSVIPILPEEFDDFETEATRFRNGDIDEKAFMGYRLKRGVYGQRQNDVQMVRVKLPFGGVRAEQLEALGQVARDFAPLGKGHVTTRENVQFHFIPLEQATEILRILGNAGLSTREACGNCVRNVTGSPYAGVGKDEVFDPTPYAGAFARYFVRKPLVQDLPRKWKVAFSSTAGDDVLAGIHDMGFLPVIRNIDGEQVKGFRILVGGGLATLPRPAEELYDFVPVSDYLRISEALVRVFNDSKELRKTRFKARIKFLVSWIGIDGVRGRVEEELKKEWAQEPIDPTPYLWLDDEEADMPAAALPMNGASPNGDSWAFSVWRDKNVIEQRQPGFHAVEVKLPIGDIEADQFFSLAEISRRYSRGRARTSFEQNIIFRWVREEDLYPLWRALVNAGLGDAGAREISSILSCPGTDSCKLGITSSMGLGKELIKTIDEMNIDDPLIREMHIKMSGCPNSCGQHHLGNIGFHGGTLRAEGKMLPAYEVFLGGEYENTGGSTRLGDRISVRLPAKRVPEGLKKILALYLNERNERERFNTYYERVGQAPFEAALAEFHVAGQFGDDPDLFLDWSKSEPYVLERGEGECMS, encoded by the coding sequence ATGACAGCCCATTCAGCACCTTTTGTAGATGAAACAAAACCGATGAGCGTGATTCCTATTTTACCCGAGGAATTTGACGATTTTGAAACTGAAGCCACACGCTTTAGAAATGGTGATATCGATGAAAAAGCGTTCATGGGCTACCGCCTAAAGCGCGGCGTCTATGGCCAGCGGCAGAACGATGTCCAGATGGTACGTGTAAAGCTTCCCTTCGGCGGCGTCAGGGCCGAGCAACTAGAGGCATTGGGCCAGGTGGCCCGCGACTTTGCCCCGCTGGGCAAGGGTCACGTTACTACCCGGGAAAATGTGCAGTTCCACTTCATCCCGCTTGAGCAAGCAACCGAGATTCTCAGAATCCTGGGTAATGCGGGCCTTTCGACAAGAGAGGCTTGTGGAAACTGCGTGCGCAACGTAACTGGCTCGCCCTACGCCGGGGTCGGCAAGGATGAGGTATTCGACCCCACACCTTATGCCGGCGCGTTTGCTCGCTATTTCGTGCGCAAACCCCTGGTCCAGGATTTGCCCCGTAAATGGAAAGTCGCCTTCTCAAGCACAGCAGGGGACGATGTCCTCGCTGGCATTCACGACATGGGATTCCTGCCTGTGATTAGGAATATCGATGGCGAGCAGGTCAAGGGGTTCCGCATCCTCGTTGGCGGCGGGCTGGCAACGCTCCCCCGCCCGGCCGAGGAGCTTTATGACTTTGTCCCCGTGTCGGACTATCTCCGCATAAGCGAGGCGCTGGTTCGGGTGTTTAACGACTCGAAAGAGCTTCGGAAAACTCGTTTCAAGGCGCGAATCAAGTTTCTCGTCTCCTGGATTGGTATTGACGGTGTACGGGGGCGCGTCGAGGAGGAACTGAAAAAAGAGTGGGCCCAAGAGCCCATCGACCCGACTCCCTACCTCTGGCTGGACGATGAGGAGGCCGATATGCCCGCTGCGGCCCTCCCGATGAACGGCGCAAGCCCGAATGGCGATTCATGGGCCTTTTCGGTCTGGCGCGACAAGAACGTTATTGAGCAACGCCAACCCGGCTTCCACGCCGTCGAAGTTAAGCTTCCAATAGGCGACATCGAGGCGGATCAGTTCTTCAGCCTCGCCGAGATTAGCAGGCGCTATTCTCGAGGCCGCGCCCGGACGAGCTTTGAGCAGAACATTATTTTCCGCTGGGTGCGCGAGGAGGATCTTTATCCTCTCTGGCGCGCGCTTGTGAATGCTGGACTCGGCGATGCCGGCGCGAGGGAAATAAGCAGCATCCTCTCCTGCCCGGGTACGGATTCGTGCAAACTGGGAATTACCTCCTCGATGGGTCTCGGCAAGGAACTCATCAAAACGATTGATGAGATGAATATTGATGATCCGCTCATTCGCGAGATGCACATCAAGATGAGCGGCTGCCCGAACTCTTGCGGGCAGCACCACCTGGGCAACATCGGATTCCACGGCGGAACGCTCAGGGCAGAGGGCAAGATGCTCCCGGCTTATGAGGTTTTCCTCGGCGGCGAATATGAGAACACAGGCGGGAGCACCCGCCTCGGCGACAGAATTTCCGTGCGCCTGCCCGCCAAACGGGTACCCGAGGGGCTTAAGAAGATTCTGGCCCTTTATCTGAACGAGCGGAACGAGAGAGAGCGTTTCAACACGTATTATGAGAGAGTGGGACAGGCACCTTTCGAGGCGGCGCTGGCTGAATTTCATGTGGCGGGACAATTCGGCGACGATCCGGACCTGTTCTTAGATTGGAGCAAGTCTGAGCCTTATGTACTTGAGCGAGGAGAAGGCGAGTGCATGTCCTAG
- a CDS encoding sirohydrochlorin cobaltochelatase — MHVLDESTQITGYTAVILLGHGSRAEEANEAMYEVVRRLQVRRPALRLSAAFLEINAPSIPEGIDFHAEAGAERIILLPYFLHLGNHVQRDLPGFMEEGRNRHPHVEIGLSDHLGFHPKLVDIAEERLIDSLPAEELATPALLAT, encoded by the coding sequence GTGCATGTCCTAGACGAATCGACACAAATAACCGGGTACACGGCGGTTATCCTCCTCGGCCACGGAAGCCGCGCCGAGGAGGCGAACGAGGCCATGTACGAGGTCGTGCGACGCCTTCAGGTGAGAAGGCCTGCCTTGCGCCTCAGCGCCGCCTTCCTTGAAATTAATGCGCCCTCGATTCCTGAGGGGATCGATTTTCATGCTGAGGCGGGAGCGGAGCGAATCATTTTGCTGCCCTACTTCCTGCACCTGGGAAACCACGTGCAGCGGGACCTGCCGGGCTTCATGGAAGAGGGAAGAAATCGCCATCCACACGTTGAAATCGGCCTCAGTGATCATTTAGGTTTCCACCCTAAACTCGTTGATATTGCAGAAGAAAGGCTTATTGACTCACTGCCCGCCGAGGAGCTAGCTACGCCTGCACTCCTCGCGACCTAG
- a CDS encoding MaoC family dehydratase, which translates to MDKFYDDFQVGEKFISESAVISEAEIVEFARRFDPQSFHVDIEAAKASPYGGLIASGFHTLSFGFRLFIDTGAIAGCSMGSPGAEEIRWLAPVRPGDTLRTEAEVVAKRASFSDQGRGVLTISYAIINQREKTVASMRGIVLVHRIK; encoded by the coding sequence ATGGATAAGTTCTACGACGATTTTCAGGTTGGCGAAAAATTTATCAGCGAGAGTGCGGTTATCAGCGAGGCCGAGATTGTTGAATTTGCGCGAAGATTCGACCCCCAGTCGTTTCATGTTGATATCGAGGCGGCCAAGGCGTCACCCTACGGCGGATTAATTGCCAGCGGATTTCACACTCTCTCGTTTGGGTTTCGACTGTTCATCGACACGGGTGCCATTGCGGGGTGCAGTATGGGTTCGCCTGGGGCTGAGGAGATACGGTGGTTGGCGCCTGTGCGGCCAGGGGACACTCTTCGCACCGAGGCTGAAGTGGTTGCAAAGCGCGCCTCGTTCTCTGATCAAGGGCGAGGGGTGCTTACCATTAGCTATGCCATCATCAACCAGCGCGAGAAGACCGTAGCGTCGATGCGCGGAATTGTTTTGGTTCATAGAATAAAATGA